One part of the Mariniblastus fucicola genome encodes these proteins:
- the mgtE gene encoding magnesium transporter — MINTLFLPELREMLADNNHAELSEFCVALHASRTAEFMAGLTSEEISQVFQHTDPDNRSDILSYFDRQKQVEVVSELDRNEAAKLVELLQPDDRVDLLQEVEDDVREELIALMPAEVRRDILRLDQYPEDTAGAMMTTDVTKFSETMSVREAMDALTVQAEDFETIYYLYIVDDENHLRGLVSARQLLTGMRKPTQKLGELMQTDVVAAHVMDDQEEVANKVARMDLLAIPVVDLERRLVGLITHDDVIDVVREEATEDAHRIAAVEPLDQSYLRTSVLTLSWKRGIWLTILFVCALLTAFALEQYESRLKTLYWLVPFIPLIISSGGNSGSQSATLIITALSRKHISVSDWAKVVTRELVMGLLLGVGLATLGLLASWFMINTEPRVIAPEDQPAMEISVDGGETWIANEVGGEVQSRVKQETQSLTHLAFFVVPLTLVLVVMAGTLTGSVLPLIFEKIGLDPAMMSNPFVAGIIDILGIVIYMTVAAWLVGV, encoded by the coding sequence ATGATCAACACCCTCTTCCTTCCCGAGCTTCGCGAAATGCTGGCTGACAACAATCACGCAGAGCTGTCTGAATTCTGCGTTGCGCTGCACGCGTCTCGGACCGCTGAATTTATGGCCGGGCTGACCAGCGAAGAGATCTCGCAGGTTTTCCAGCACACCGATCCGGACAATCGCTCGGACATTCTTTCGTATTTTGACCGGCAAAAGCAGGTTGAAGTCGTTAGCGAGCTTGATCGCAACGAAGCCGCGAAACTGGTTGAGCTGTTGCAGCCCGATGATCGCGTCGATTTGCTCCAGGAAGTCGAGGACGACGTTCGAGAAGAGCTGATCGCGCTGATGCCTGCGGAGGTTCGTCGCGATATCCTGCGGCTGGACCAATACCCCGAAGACACCGCCGGGGCGATGATGACGACGGACGTCACCAAGTTTTCGGAAACGATGAGCGTCCGCGAAGCCATGGACGCGCTGACGGTCCAGGCTGAAGACTTCGAAACTATCTACTATCTGTACATTGTCGACGACGAAAATCACCTGCGAGGCCTCGTTTCGGCGCGTCAGCTGCTGACCGGAATGCGGAAACCGACGCAAAAGCTTGGCGAGCTGATGCAGACCGATGTCGTAGCGGCTCACGTGATGGACGACCAGGAAGAAGTCGCCAACAAGGTGGCTCGGATGGATCTGCTGGCCATCCCGGTTGTCGATCTGGAGCGTCGGCTGGTCGGGCTGATCACGCACGATGACGTTATCGATGTCGTTCGCGAAGAAGCCACCGAAGATGCTCACCGGATCGCCGCGGTCGAGCCGCTGGACCAGAGTTACCTTCGAACTTCCGTGCTGACGCTTAGTTGGAAACGCGGAATTTGGCTGACGATCCTGTTCGTCTGTGCCTTGCTGACCGCGTTCGCGCTCGAGCAATACGAGTCGCGTCTGAAAACGCTGTACTGGCTGGTTCCCTTCATTCCTCTGATTATCAGCAGCGGCGGGAACTCGGGATCGCAATCGGCGACACTGATCATTACGGCGCTTTCACGTAAGCACATCAGCGTTTCTGACTGGGCGAAAGTCGTGACTCGAGAACTGGTGATGGGCCTGTTGTTGGGCGTCGGGTTGGCAACGCTGGGGCTGTTGGCGTCGTGGTTCATGATCAACACCGAACCCCGCGTGATCGCGCCTGAAGACCAGCCAGCGATGGAGATTAGCGTTGATGGTGGGGAAACCTGGATCGCGAATGAAGTTGGCGGCGAAGTCCAATCGCGGGTCAAACAGGAAACTCAAAGCCTGACGCATCTGGCATTCTTTGTGGTGCCGCTGACGCTGGTTCTGGTCGTCATGGCCGGAACGCTAACCGGTTCCGTGCTGCCGTTGATCTTTGAGAAAATTGGGCTCGATCCGGCCATGATGAGCAACCCGTTCGTGGCCGGCATCATCGACATTCTGGGGATCGTAATTTACATGACGGTCGCGGCGTGGTTAGTCGGCGTTTAG
- a CDS encoding aminotransferase class I/II-fold pyridoxal phosphate-dependent enzyme, with translation MKPDAKQLLHPYSPPETNFMERLRYWAAATPDRVAYRYLDHGEHEVESVTYAKLDEDARSIAAALVVKGFAGKRAVLMYPPGLDFIRAFLGCHYAGVIPVPAYPPRRNRNMGRVNSISENCHAAVALTVRTVIERSRTWLADAPNLDSLEWIATDEVTNDMANDWVSPKVGSSDVGLIQYTSGSTGTPKGVVLTHDNLISNCRMITQAFEVSNGTMSCTWLPAYHDMGLIGGILNPLFLGATQVMMSPVAFLTYPIRWLRAMSDYGCSVTGGPNFAYAWCTTKITEEQCEGLDLSSWEVAFNGAEPVRADVMDAFNKKFGPYGFNPKAHYPCYGMAETTLLVTGGRRDEAPVIRGFDRNELVQHRVVEVEADDRVGRNLVGCGQVLPEEDVQIVQPETRRALPEDEIGEIWINSPSCGVGYFERPEMSAEVFEARLSPDNGKSYVRSGDLGFMHQGELFVCGRLKDMIIVRGVNRYPQDIEATVEGCDPSTRSGGAAAFAVTRWDREHLVIVCEVDRGRKSRNWDEVFTAIRTEIAEEHELPPDAIVLVRGHSIPKTSSGKVQRHACKAEFEKRQLKNVVAEWISWEHETQQKPVSQPSQQDSSSNGAATAEGLSPVVVDSVIQVVTSTAGNRADNVGIDTNIVHLGLDSVERLDIAHTLEEAFGGRLPEDVLQEIETVRDVAAAIQEHIGVEPTNGKPVGGRGSKSRISGPIPESYFDLTKFPEFLLLNDQQKQMEASGVRNPFFSVHEGRVDNMTRIDGRELISYASYNYLGLSGHPDVNASAKDAIDTFGTSVSASRIVSGEKTIHRDLEAELSEFLGVEDVMTFPGGHATNETIIGHLVGPQDLIVHDAFAHNSIVQGAILSGARRRPFKHNDWRDLFEILKDARRDFRRVLIAVEGLYSMDGDYPDLPRFVEIKKRFKAWLYVDEAHSIGTLGETGRGIGEMYGVDRGDVDCWMGTLSKSFGSCGGFLAGKAELIQFLRYTTPGYVFAAGMPPANAGAALGSLRMLKANPHLVKKLQSNSQLFLKLAQDAGIDTGMALGTPIIPIICGHNSRALLLSEALYKQGINAQPILYPAVPQEETRVRIFMTASHTEEQIRHSVEVLAKAWNKVMNVGSEA, from the coding sequence GTGAAACCTGACGCCAAACAACTGTTACACCCTTACTCGCCCCCGGAAACGAACTTCATGGAGCGGCTGCGCTATTGGGCTGCAGCGACTCCTGACCGCGTCGCGTATCGATACCTCGATCACGGCGAGCACGAAGTCGAGTCCGTGACGTATGCGAAGCTTGACGAAGACGCGCGGAGTATCGCTGCGGCACTTGTTGTCAAAGGCTTTGCTGGCAAGCGCGCGGTCCTGATGTATCCGCCTGGGCTCGATTTCATTCGCGCTTTTCTGGGCTGTCACTACGCAGGCGTCATTCCAGTGCCGGCTTACCCGCCGCGGCGGAACCGAAACATGGGCCGCGTCAATTCAATTTCGGAAAACTGCCATGCTGCTGTCGCGCTAACCGTTCGAACCGTTATTGAGCGATCTCGCACATGGCTAGCAGATGCACCGAACCTCGATAGCCTCGAATGGATCGCGACGGATGAAGTCACCAATGACATGGCCAACGACTGGGTCTCTCCAAAAGTCGGCTCGTCAGATGTCGGGCTGATTCAGTACACCTCCGGTTCAACCGGAACGCCCAAAGGCGTCGTGCTCACCCACGACAACCTGATTTCAAATTGCCGCATGATTACGCAGGCATTCGAAGTCAGCAACGGAACCATGTCCTGCACCTGGTTGCCCGCCTATCACGATATGGGGCTGATCGGTGGCATCCTTAATCCGCTATTTTTGGGTGCGACTCAGGTCATGATGTCGCCCGTTGCATTTTTGACGTATCCGATTCGCTGGCTGCGGGCCATGTCAGACTACGGCTGTAGCGTGACCGGCGGTCCGAACTTCGCCTACGCATGGTGCACGACGAAAATCACAGAAGAACAGTGCGAAGGTCTTGATCTTTCCTCGTGGGAAGTTGCCTTCAATGGAGCCGAACCGGTTCGCGCGGACGTGATGGACGCGTTCAACAAAAAGTTCGGTCCTTACGGGTTCAATCCCAAAGCCCACTATCCATGTTACGGCATGGCGGAAACGACGCTGTTGGTGACCGGCGGGCGCCGTGATGAAGCCCCTGTGATCCGCGGCTTTGATCGAAACGAACTGGTCCAGCACCGTGTTGTCGAGGTGGAAGCCGACGATCGCGTGGGCAGAAACCTGGTCGGTTGCGGGCAGGTGCTTCCGGAAGAAGATGTGCAAATCGTTCAACCTGAAACCAGGCGAGCTCTCCCGGAAGATGAAATTGGTGAGATCTGGATTAACAGTCCAAGCTGCGGGGTCGGCTACTTCGAACGACCCGAGATGAGCGCTGAAGTTTTCGAGGCTCGACTTAGCCCCGACAATGGTAAGAGCTACGTGCGCTCCGGCGACCTCGGATTCATGCACCAGGGTGAGCTGTTTGTTTGTGGCCGGCTCAAGGACATGATCATCGTCCGCGGTGTGAATCGCTATCCTCAGGATATCGAGGCTACGGTTGAAGGGTGCGATCCATCGACGCGTTCCGGTGGTGCCGCAGCCTTTGCGGTGACTCGTTGGGACCGTGAGCACCTGGTGATTGTTTGCGAAGTCGACCGCGGGAGAAAGAGCCGTAACTGGGATGAAGTTTTCACGGCGATTCGGACCGAAATTGCCGAAGAGCACGAGCTTCCGCCGGATGCGATCGTGCTGGTTCGGGGCCACAGCATTCCGAAAACGTCCAGCGGAAAAGTCCAGCGTCATGCCTGCAAGGCCGAGTTCGAAAAGCGTCAGCTGAAAAATGTTGTCGCTGAATGGATTTCCTGGGAACACGAGACTCAACAGAAACCTGTCTCGCAACCGTCTCAGCAGGACAGTTCGAGCAATGGAGCGGCCACCGCAGAAGGCCTGTCTCCTGTCGTCGTTGATTCGGTAATTCAGGTCGTCACGAGTACAGCTGGCAACCGGGCCGACAATGTTGGCATCGATACGAACATCGTGCACCTTGGCCTCGACTCGGTTGAGCGACTCGACATCGCACACACGCTCGAAGAAGCCTTCGGTGGGCGTTTGCCAGAAGATGTGCTACAGGAAATTGAAACCGTTCGCGATGTGGCGGCTGCGATTCAGGAACACATTGGCGTTGAACCGACCAACGGAAAACCTGTCGGCGGTCGCGGAAGCAAATCCCGGATCAGCGGCCCGATTCCAGAGTCGTATTTTGACCTCACCAAGTTTCCCGAATTCCTGTTGCTCAACGATCAGCAGAAACAGATGGAAGCTTCCGGAGTTCGAAATCCGTTCTTCAGCGTTCATGAAGGCCGGGTCGACAACATGACGCGAATCGATGGCCGGGAACTGATTTCCTATGCCAGCTACAACTACCTCGGGCTTTCGGGGCATCCAGATGTTAACGCCAGCGCGAAAGACGCAATCGATACGTTCGGAACTTCGGTTTCGGCCAGCCGAATTGTGTCGGGTGAGAAAACGATTCATCGCGACCTCGAAGCCGAACTTTCCGAGTTCCTCGGCGTCGAAGACGTGATGACGTTTCCTGGTGGCCACGCAACAAACGAAACCATCATTGGTCACCTTGTTGGGCCGCAGGATTTGATTGTCCATGACGCGTTTGCCCACAACAGTATCGTTCAGGGAGCTATCCTTTCTGGTGCCCGTCGCCGACCGTTCAAGCACAACGACTGGCGCGACCTTTTCGAAATCCTCAAGGACGCACGTCGCGATTTCCGCCGAGTTTTGATTGCAGTCGAAGGTCTCTACAGCATGGACGGTGACTATCCGGACTTGCCTCGCTTTGTCGAGATCAAGAAACGATTCAAAGCCTGGCTGTACGTCGACGAGGCCCACTCGATCGGCACGCTTGGCGAAACAGGTCGCGGCATCGGCGAAATGTACGGTGTTGATCGCGGCGATGTTGATTGCTGGATGGGTACGCTGAGCAAATCGTTCGGAAGCTGTGGTGGTTTCCTTGCCGGAAAAGCAGAACTGATTCAGTTTCTCCGCTACACGACACCAGGATATGTGTTTGCCGCGGGAATGCCTCCGGCCAACGCAGGCGCGGCACTTGGTTCATTGCGAATGCTCAAGGCCAACCCGCATCTGGTGAAGAAGCTGCAGAGCAACTCGCAGTTGTTCCTCAAACTGGCTCAGGACGCTGGCATCGATACTGGCATGGCGCTTGGGACACCGATCATTCCGATTATCTGCGGCCACAACTCACGTGCCCTGTTGCTGTCGGAAGCTCTGTACAAGCAAGGCATCAACGCACAGCCGATCCTGTACCCGGCAGTGCCTCAGGAAGAAACGC
- a CDS encoding EF-hand domain-containing protein codes for MNGIRLAVLAIAALGFLQIELSEAMGQQGRGPSRADIERMRRQNDADRDRGNRTDRDQDDEDEDSSPRSSRSSSDNAIESNPLLQLFDTNGDGELSLEEIDAASRLLYSLDTNRDNTITSEEVKDMIADGGSSRESSRGSTRGSSNRSDRSTARSSNRDRGSRSERGGSGNASRGQSFNLGGGRGGAKKGGGVPAIGMASPATAGDGNKAAEDDFAAHDRDNDGVLKRGEMPRTLRTKFTKMDTNGDKEIDEDEFYDYIDNQ; via the coding sequence ATGAACGGTATCCGTCTGGCTGTATTGGCAATAGCAGCACTTGGTTTTCTGCAAATTGAACTTTCAGAGGCGATGGGGCAGCAAGGCCGTGGCCCATCCCGCGCTGACATTGAGAGAATGAGACGTCAAAACGACGCAGACCGCGATCGGGGCAACCGGACCGATCGCGACCAGGACGATGAGGACGAGGACAGCTCGCCGCGAAGCTCACGTAGCTCCAGCGATAACGCGATTGAGTCCAATCCGCTGCTTCAGCTGTTCGACACCAACGGCGACGGCGAACTATCGCTTGAAGAAATCGATGCGGCTTCACGTTTGCTTTATTCGCTGGATACAAACAGGGACAACACGATTACATCGGAAGAAGTCAAAGACATGATCGCCGACGGCGGTTCTTCACGTGAATCGTCTCGTGGATCGACACGCGGCAGCTCAAATCGCAGTGATCGATCAACGGCTCGCAGCAGCAATCGCGATCGTGGCAGTCGTTCCGAACGAGGAGGTTCTGGGAATGCAAGCCGTGGACAATCCTTCAACCTCGGCGGCGGACGGGGCGGAGCCAAAAAAGGTGGCGGAGTTCCTGCCATTGGAATGGCTTCTCCAGCGACCGCTGGAGACGGTAACAAAGCTGCCGAGGACGATTTTGCGGCACACGACCGAGACAACGACGGCGTGCTCAAGCGAGGCGAAATGCCGCGTACACTTCGTACCAAGTTCACCAAAATGGACACCAACGGCGACAAAGAAATCGACGAAGACGAGTTCTACGATTACATCGACAATCAGTAG
- a CDS encoding ROK family protein, translated as MTPLFVGVDVGGTNIKIGVVDDEGRTIAKTKFPTMADKEPSLSMEKAKQSIGKLLADSGRSMDDVAAVGLGTPGPMDIRAGVILTPSNLPGWRNDPVRDILSKATGKPVTYANDAAAAAFGEFWIGSGRQYDSLVLITLGTGVGGGIIVDNVSIDGAHSHGAEIGHMTIDTSESARPCPCGQIGHLEAYASATAVVARCSEALAGGASSLLTQEMGEASPLSALMISQAADKGDELSLSIIDETAKYLGHGIAALAHVIDPEAFILGGAMDFGGSTAHVGRRFIDGVIAETRRLVFPVLAEELVVCYASLGGDAGYIGAAGLARVEFLKGQQA; from the coding sequence GTGACACCTCTTTTTGTCGGCGTTGATGTGGGAGGCACAAATATAAAAATCGGTGTCGTCGATGACGAAGGACGCACGATTGCCAAAACAAAATTCCCCACGATGGCCGACAAAGAGCCTTCACTGTCGATGGAAAAAGCCAAGCAGTCGATTGGCAAACTGCTGGCTGATTCCGGCCGCTCGATGGACGACGTCGCTGCGGTCGGCTTGGGCACGCCCGGTCCGATGGATATCCGCGCCGGCGTGATCCTCACTCCCAGCAACCTGCCTGGATGGCGAAACGATCCGGTCAGAGACATCCTGTCCAAAGCCACAGGTAAACCGGTGACGTATGCCAACGACGCAGCGGCCGCAGCGTTTGGAGAGTTCTGGATCGGCAGCGGCCGTCAGTACGACAGTCTTGTGCTGATCACTTTGGGCACCGGAGTTGGCGGTGGGATCATTGTCGACAACGTTAGCATCGATGGCGCTCATAGCCACGGCGCCGAGATTGGACACATGACGATTGATACTTCCGAATCAGCCCGCCCCTGCCCCTGCGGCCAAATCGGACATCTTGAAGCCTACGCCAGCGCGACTGCCGTCGTGGCTCGCTGCAGTGAAGCACTCGCCGGAGGAGCCAGCAGTTTGCTGACGCAGGAGATGGGAGAAGCCTCTCCGTTGTCCGCACTGATGATTTCACAGGCTGCCGACAAAGGCGACGAACTTTCGCTGTCGATCATCGATGAAACCGCGAAGTATCTGGGCCACGGCATTGCCGCGTTGGCTCACGTGATTGACCCGGAAGCTTTCATTTTGGGCGGAGCCATGGATTTTGGTGGCTCGACGGCTCACGTCGGTCGCCGTTTTATCGACGGAGTGATTGCAGAAACCAGACGATTGGTGTTCCCGGTCCTGGCCGAAGAGCTTGTCGTTTGCTACGCCTCACTCGGTGGTGACGCCGGTTATATCGGAGCCGCCGGATTGGCTCGCGTTGAATTTCTGAAAGGTCAGCAAGCCTGA
- the ispG gene encoding (E)-4-hydroxy-3-methylbut-2-enyl-diphosphate synthase — translation MVKIERNQTRPVRIGSVTIGDNSPIAVQSMTATKTQDVDATVALVKLMQDAGADVVRIAVDSKKDAEALAEIRKQSTANLSVDLQENYRLVTLVAPHVDKVRYNPGHLYHHETEKPWQEKVKLIAETCRENDCAIRVGVNCGSVDPAKKEKYDAADSITPMLESALEHCEFLDSIDFVRYCVSLKDSDPSKVVDVNLRFAEARPDIPLHLGVTEAGMPPEGIIKTRIAFEQLIGRGIGDTVRVSLTLPNARKGEEIVAGREIVDDIYAGRVRSVVTFDPNSLNIISCPSCSRVENEAFVDLAAQVKEMTTYAKDHAITIAVMGCRVNGPGETDDADLGLWCGPKVVNLKKGEEALGAYPYDEILPKLKSELDKLIASKA, via the coding sequence GTGGTCAAAATCGAACGAAATCAAACTCGGCCCGTCCGCATCGGATCGGTCACCATCGGCGACAACAGCCCGATCGCTGTTCAATCCATGACAGCCACCAAGACGCAAGACGTCGACGCGACGGTTGCCTTGGTCAAACTGATGCAGGACGCCGGTGCCGACGTGGTCCGTATCGCCGTCGATAGCAAAAAAGACGCCGAAGCGCTGGCGGAAATCCGCAAACAGTCGACCGCCAACCTATCGGTCGATTTGCAGGAGAACTATCGCCTGGTCACGTTGGTCGCGCCTCACGTCGACAAAGTTCGCTACAACCCCGGGCATCTTTACCACCACGAAACGGAAAAACCGTGGCAGGAAAAAGTTAAGCTGATCGCGGAAACTTGTCGTGAAAACGATTGTGCGATTCGCGTCGGTGTGAACTGTGGCAGCGTCGATCCGGCCAAAAAAGAGAAATACGACGCGGCGGATTCGATCACGCCGATGCTGGAAAGTGCTCTCGAGCATTGTGAATTCCTGGACAGCATCGATTTCGTTCGCTACTGCGTTTCCCTGAAAGACTCCGATCCGTCGAAAGTCGTCGATGTCAATTTGCGATTCGCAGAAGCTCGCCCCGACATCCCGCTGCACCTCGGCGTCACCGAAGCCGGCATGCCTCCGGAAGGAATCATCAAAACGCGGATCGCGTTTGAGCAATTGATTGGTCGCGGCATTGGAGACACCGTTCGCGTTTCGCTGACGCTGCCGAACGCTCGCAAGGGAGAAGAAATCGTCGCCGGTCGGGAGATCGTGGACGACATTTACGCCGGCCGCGTCCGCAGTGTGGTGACCTTTGATCCGAATTCGCTAAACATCATTTCCTGCCCCAGTTGTTCACGCGTCGAGAACGAGGCCTTCGTCGACCTCGCGGCTCAAGTGAAGGAAATGACGACTTATGCGAAAGACCACGCGATCACGATTGCCGTCATGGGTTGTCGAGTCAACGGTCCGGGCGAGACGGATGACGCTGATCTTGGGCTCTGGTGCGGTCCGAAAGTCGTGAATCTCAAGAAAGGTGAGGAAGCTTTGGGAGCTTACCCATATGACGAAATTCTTCCCAAGCTAAAATCGGAGCTGGACAAGCTAATCGCATCCAAAGCGTAG
- the lepA gene encoding translation elongation factor 4 has product MAKIDQTNIRNFCIIAHIDHGKSTLADRILEHTGSVAKRNMQEQLLDDMELERQRGITIKARAVAMTIQHKGTTYELNLIDTPGHVDFQYEVSRSLNCCEGALLLADAFQGVEAQTVATGYAAIEHDLDIIPVVNKIDLKHQRADEVVQEMEQTLGVDAEDVVRVSAKTGINIDGLIDAIVTKIKPPEGDAKAGLQAMIFDSHYDEYRGAITYVRIMNGTVRKGQKVRMVRANTIHEVVEIGQFRPQQTPCDELRAGQVGYLVCNIKSLNDVNIGDTVTLNSEKDIEPLPGYHEPKRMVYCGLYPSDGQDFKELREALEKLAINDPSFEFAPESSEALGFGFRCGFLGMLHMEVVQQRLEQESDVDLVQTAPNVTYEVLTKRGEILHIHRPQEVPDSGDIEEFRQPIVRVNLIQPEEFVGPVMKLCNERRGLLQNTEYLSATRVMLSYDLPLAEVIYDMHDRLKSITRGYGTMDYDMVGYFMADLVRMDILVNGNKVDALSVICHRADADRRGRAVVKKLKEEIDRHMFEVAVQAAIGSRVIARETVKAQRKNVTAKCYGGDISRKRKLLQKQKAGKKRMKSVGSVDIPQKAFMSILSTGE; this is encoded by the coding sequence ATGGCAAAAATCGACCAAACCAATATTCGCAACTTCTGCATCATCGCACACATCGATCACGGCAAAAGTACGCTTGCCGATCGTATCCTTGAGCACACCGGCTCGGTCGCGAAACGCAACATGCAGGAACAGTTGCTCGACGACATGGAACTTGAGCGGCAACGTGGGATCACGATCAAAGCCCGCGCCGTCGCGATGACGATCCAGCACAAAGGTACGACGTACGAGCTGAATTTGATTGACACGCCTGGCCACGTTGACTTTCAATACGAAGTTTCCCGTTCGCTAAACTGTTGCGAAGGCGCGTTGCTGTTGGCCGATGCGTTTCAGGGCGTCGAAGCACAAACGGTCGCTACCGGATACGCGGCAATCGAACACGACCTCGATATTATTCCAGTCGTCAACAAAATCGACCTGAAGCATCAACGCGCCGACGAAGTGGTCCAGGAAATGGAGCAGACGTTGGGTGTCGATGCGGAAGACGTGGTGCGCGTCAGCGCCAAAACCGGGATCAATATTGATGGCTTGATCGATGCGATCGTGACGAAAATCAAGCCGCCTGAAGGTGATGCGAAGGCTGGATTGCAGGCCATGATTTTCGATTCGCACTACGACGAGTACCGGGGCGCGATTACTTATGTGCGAATCATGAACGGCACGGTCCGCAAAGGCCAAAAGGTGCGGATGGTTCGCGCCAATACGATTCACGAAGTCGTCGAAATCGGTCAGTTTCGCCCGCAGCAAACTCCATGTGACGAGCTTCGCGCTGGTCAGGTCGGCTATCTGGTCTGCAACATCAAATCGCTCAACGATGTGAATATCGGCGATACGGTAACGCTCAATTCGGAAAAAGACATCGAGCCTTTGCCGGGCTATCACGAACCCAAACGGATGGTCTATTGCGGCCTTTATCCGTCTGATGGTCAGGATTTTAAAGAGCTGCGTGAGGCGCTGGAAAAACTGGCGATCAACGACCCAAGCTTTGAGTTCGCTCCGGAATCCAGCGAAGCACTCGGTTTCGGGTTTCGCTGTGGCTTTCTTGGGATGCTGCACATGGAAGTCGTCCAGCAGCGGTTGGAGCAGGAATCAGACGTCGATCTGGTTCAAACTGCTCCCAACGTGACCTATGAGGTCCTTACCAAGCGGGGCGAAATCCTGCACATTCACCGACCGCAGGAAGTTCCTGATTCCGGCGACATCGAAGAGTTTCGCCAGCCGATCGTTCGGGTCAACCTGATTCAACCAGAAGAATTTGTCGGCCCGGTGATGAAGCTGTGCAACGAGCGTCGCGGGCTGCTGCAGAACACAGAATACCTTTCTGCGACGCGAGTCATGTTGTCTTATGATTTGCCGCTTGCCGAAGTCATTTACGATATGCACGACCGGCTGAAAAGTATCACTCGTGGTTACGGCACGATGGACTATGACATGGTTGGCTATTTTATGGCTGACCTGGTGCGGATGGATATTCTGGTCAACGGCAACAAGGTTGATGCACTAAGCGTCATTTGTCACCGTGCCGATGCGGATCGCCGCGGACGTGCGGTGGTGAAAAAGTTGAAAGAAGAGATCGATCGGCACATGTTTGAGGTCGCCGTGCAAGCCGCGATTGGCTCGCGAGTGATCGCTCGTGAAACCGTCAAGGCGCAACGCAAGAACGTAACGGCGAAGTGTTACGGTGGAGACATCTCGCGTAAACGCAAGTTGCTTCAAAAGCAGAAAGCCGGAAAGAAGCGAATGAAATCAGTCGGCAGCGTCGACATTCCACAGAAGGCGTTTATGTCGATCCTGAGCACTGGCGAATAG
- a CDS encoding tRNA (cytidine(34)-2'-O)-methyltransferase, translating to MASPKYQPQLHVVLHQPEIPPNTGAIGRTCVALQAKLWLIKPLGFEITEKTLRRAGLDYWQHLEWEVCENWQDFLDKREPDSMWLFSRFATKSYLEVDYHVATTLVFGCETAGLPKSITEQHSDSLLRIPTHENVRSINLSNAVAVAGFEAARQIGLSL from the coding sequence TTGGCGTCGCCAAAATACCAACCGCAACTTCATGTCGTTCTTCATCAGCCCGAGATTCCGCCCAATACGGGTGCGATTGGGCGGACCTGCGTTGCCTTGCAGGCGAAACTGTGGCTGATCAAGCCGCTGGGGTTTGAGATCACGGAAAAGACGCTGCGGCGAGCCGGATTGGATTATTGGCAGCACCTCGAATGGGAAGTCTGCGAGAACTGGCAGGACTTTCTGGACAAACGGGAACCAGATTCGATGTGGCTGTTCTCTCGCTTTGCGACCAAGAGCTATTTGGAAGTCGATTATCACGTTGCCACGACGCTGGTGTTCGGCTGCGAGACGGCGGGGCTTCCCAAATCGATCACGGAACAGCACTCCGATTCGTTGCTCAGAATTCCGACTCACGAAAATGTCCGCAGCATCAATTTGAGCAACGCCGTAGCGGTCGCAGGGTTTGAAGCGGCCAGACAGATCGGACTGAGCCTCTGA